A region from the Aegilops tauschii subsp. strangulata cultivar AL8/78 chromosome 5, Aet v6.0, whole genome shotgun sequence genome encodes:
- the LOC120964869 gene encoding uncharacterized protein isoform X3, with product MSSDPSSVEPSVAMEATKPSASPSKESEPVGVRAAAAVAATQVAAHEKNALWVGNLPAHAGEDDVVASFAPHKTLDCVIMRIEYRSNAFIIFRSIAECRTALKALRGSNIKSAFILIEFAQPVAGGSSAQSLGKRGA from the exons ATGTCATCGGATCCATCGTCTGTGGAGCCCTCCGTGGCCATGGAGGCCACCAAGCCATCGGCCTCACCGTCGAAGGAATCGGAGCCGGTCGGCGTTAGAGCtgcagccgccgtcgccgccacgcAAGTTGCCGCCCACGAGAAGAACGCGCTGTGGGTCGGCAACCTGCCTGCGCACGCGGGTGAGGACGACGTCGTGGCGTCCTTCGCCCCGCACAAGACACTCGACTGCGTCATCATGCGCATCGAGTACCGCAGCAATGCCTTCATCATTTTCCGCTCCATCGCCGAGTGTCGGACCGCCCTCAAGGCGCTCCGCGGGTCCAATATCAAGAGTGCGTTCATCCTGATTGAGTTCGCCCAACCG GTGGCTGGAGGCAGCAGCGCTCAGAGTCTAGGGAAGCGCGGCGCGTGA
- the LOC120964869 gene encoding uncharacterized protein isoform X1, whose translation MSSDPSSVEPSVAMEATKPSASPSKESEPVGVRAAAAVAATQVAAHEKNALWVGNLPAHAGEDDVVASFAPHKTLDCVIMRIEYRSNAFIIFRSIAECRTALKALRGSNIKSAFILIEFAQPAVWAEASSSSDICSYFSGGTMDQWRQGGLVENRRWLEAAALRV comes from the exons ATGTCATCGGATCCATCGTCTGTGGAGCCCTCCGTGGCCATGGAGGCCACCAAGCCATCGGCCTCACCGTCGAAGGAATCGGAGCCGGTCGGCGTTAGAGCtgcagccgccgtcgccgccacgcAAGTTGCCGCCCACGAGAAGAACGCGCTGTGGGTCGGCAACCTGCCTGCGCACGCGGGTGAGGACGACGTCGTGGCGTCCTTCGCCCCGCACAAGACACTCGACTGCGTCATCATGCGCATCGAGTACCGCAGCAATGCCTTCATCATTTTCCGCTCCATCGCCGAGTGTCGGACCGCCCTCAAGGCGCTCCGCGGGTCCAATATCAAGAGTGCGTTCATCCTGATTGAGTTCGCCCAACCG GCGGTGTGGGCTGAGGCCTCAAGCAGCTCTGATATATGTAGTTATTTCAGTGGAGGCACAATGGATCAGTGGCGACAGGGTGGTCTGGTGGAGAATCGCAGGTGGCTGGAGGCAGCAGCGCTCAGAGTCTAG
- the LOC120964869 gene encoding uncharacterized protein isoform X2 — protein MSSDPSSVEPSVAMEATKPSASPSKESEPVGVRAAAAVAATQVAAHEKNALWVGNLPAHAGEDDVVASFAPHKTLDCVIMRIEYRSNAFIIFRSIAECRTALKALRGSNIKSAFILIEFAQPWRHNGSVATGWSGGESQVAGGSSAQSLGKRGA, from the exons ATGTCATCGGATCCATCGTCTGTGGAGCCCTCCGTGGCCATGGAGGCCACCAAGCCATCGGCCTCACCGTCGAAGGAATCGGAGCCGGTCGGCGTTAGAGCtgcagccgccgtcgccgccacgcAAGTTGCCGCCCACGAGAAGAACGCGCTGTGGGTCGGCAACCTGCCTGCGCACGCGGGTGAGGACGACGTCGTGGCGTCCTTCGCCCCGCACAAGACACTCGACTGCGTCATCATGCGCATCGAGTACCGCAGCAATGCCTTCATCATTTTCCGCTCCATCGCCGAGTGTCGGACCGCCCTCAAGGCGCTCCGCGGGTCCAATATCAAGAGTGCGTTCATCCTGATTGAGTTCGCCCAACCG TGGAGGCACAATGGATCAGTGGCGACAGGGTGGTCTGGTGGAGAATCGCAGGTGGCTGGAGGCAGCAGCGCTCAGAGTCTAGGGAAGCGCGGCGCGTGA